In the genome of Olsenella profusa DSM 13989, one region contains:
- a CDS encoding FKBP-type peptidyl-prolyl cis-trans isomerase, whose translation MGNEGKKVKVHYTGTLDDGTTFDSSRDRGEPLEFTCMAGQMIKGFDAAVRDMAVGDKVTVHLEPSEAYGEHREELVQEFPVSRVPREMRGVTVGDKLMLRSSQGQPVPVRVARVTPKELYLDMNHEMAGKALNFEIELLEVEG comes from the coding sequence ATGGGCAACGAGGGCAAGAAGGTCAAGGTCCACTACACCGGCACGCTGGACGATGGCACCACGTTCGACTCGTCGCGGGACCGTGGCGAGCCGCTGGAGTTCACCTGCATGGCCGGCCAGATGATCAAGGGCTTTGACGCCGCCGTGCGTGATATGGCCGTAGGCGACAAGGTGACCGTGCACCTGGAGCCCAGCGAGGCCTATGGCGAACATCGCGAGGAGCTGGTGCAGGAGTTCCCCGTGAGCCGCGTGCCACGGGAGATGCGTGGCGTCACGGTCGGCGACAAGCTCATGCTGCGGTCCTCCCAGGGTCAGCCCGTGCCCGTGAGGGTGGCAAGGGTCACGCCCAAGGAGCTCTACCTGGACATGAACCACGAGATGGCCGGCAAGGCACTCAACTTCGAGATCGAGCTGCTCGAAGTGGAGGGGTAG
- the pth2 gene encoding aminoacyl-tRNA hydrolase, whose protein sequence is MAVSSYKAKQLIVMRRDLRMRKGKIAAQAGHACVEAVLMALVHEGRRGELCVDAGGRVYLDDPRKRHTALYDWFDAGVAKVCVYVDSEEELLDIANQGRERGFLVSLVRDAGLTEFHGEPTYTCLAFEPLRAEDIDPITGDLPLY, encoded by the coding sequence ATGGCGGTCTCGTCATACAAGGCGAAGCAGCTCATCGTCATGAGGCGCGACCTCAGGATGCGCAAAGGCAAGATCGCCGCCCAGGCGGGCCATGCCTGCGTGGAGGCCGTGCTCATGGCGTTGGTGCACGAGGGACGTCGTGGCGAGCTGTGCGTGGACGCGGGTGGCCGGGTGTACCTGGACGATCCCCGCAAGCGCCACACGGCGCTCTACGACTGGTTCGACGCGGGCGTAGCCAAGGTGTGCGTGTACGTCGACTCGGAGGAGGAGCTGCTCGACATCGCGAACCAGGGTCGCGAGCGGGGCTTTCTCGTCTCGCTCGTCCGCGATGCTGGCCTCACGGAGTTCCATGGGGAGCCCACCTACACCTGCCTGGCCTTCGAGCCGCTGCGCGCCGAGGACATCGACCCCATCACCGGCGACCTCCCCCTGTACTAG
- a CDS encoding PTS sugar transporter subunit IIB, producing MAARVVVACGAGIATSHAVASKLQRLLDDRGVSAQVDAVALESLPGALDGADAFVSVVKPDEEYDVPTFNGVAFLTGMGQEDELNRLVGSLSA from the coding sequence ATGGCAGCGAGAGTCGTCGTCGCGTGTGGCGCTGGTATCGCAACCTCGCACGCCGTGGCGAGCAAGCTCCAGAGGCTTCTGGATGACCGTGGCGTGTCCGCACAGGTGGATGCCGTCGCGCTGGAGAGCCTGCCCGGTGCGCTCGATGGCGCCGACGCGTTCGTCTCCGTGGTCAAGCCCGACGAGGAGTACGATGTGCCCACCTTCAATGGGGTGGCGTTCCTCACGGGCATGGGCCAAGAGGACGAGCTGAACCGTCTGGTGGGGTCCCTCTCCGCCTGA